From Glycine max cultivar Williams 82 chromosome 11, Glycine_max_v4.0, whole genome shotgun sequence, the proteins below share one genomic window:
- the LOC100815907 gene encoding protein tesmin/TSO1-like CXC 2: MDTPERNQITATLSMFEDSPVFNYINSLSPIKPVKSVPISQTFNSLSFSSPPSVFTSPHVSCLKESRFLRRHNPLGTSKPKVSSEDVIKVHSSEETLADTTRAHHNSSKLQEENTGKGISLRDASLELSREHIRFSDELPKALKYNCGSPGYDHPPCGDEANSLLELPGEAAENVGYVQEGCKTDSVEGEVHLQEICQMEPKSEGPDCYWDSLIPDAPDMLIFNSPGEAEAFKGLMHKPLDSSIRLSKFMSMLPHSTINNGRKMHIVDSVASGSAHEIEDNHSEPMTATGTSQTQDNLADVALVTSNSNEKANDQLVSVTHRTIRRRCLDFEMANVQRKNSDDNSNIGFSTSESDERNVANEKQLLPAKRNGNLQRGILQGIGLHLNALAALKEYNGTQVEKLSSGRQLSLPSSTSLQITTSQEHQHLSLVPVSSERELDPSDIGVHPAEDCSQPSAYMAGEDFNQNSPRMKRRKSETPGDTEGCKRCNCKKSKCLKLYCECFAAGVYCIEPCSCQDCFNKPIHEDTVLQTRKQIESRNPLAFAPKVIRNSDSVPEIGDDPNKTPASARHKRGCNCKKSSCLKKYCECYQGGVGCSISCRCEGCKNAFGRKDGSAPVGIETDPEETEASDKGMVEKTLQKTEIQNTENHPDSATVSTPLRLSRPLLPLPFSSKGKPPRSFVTTISGSALFANQKLGKPNPLWSQAKHFQTVPDEEMPDILRGDSSPITCIKTSSPNGKRISSPNCDLGLSPSRRGGRKLILQSIPSFPSLTPHP, from the exons ATGGACACGCCAGAGAGGAATCAGATCACCGCTACTCTCTCTATGTTTGAG GATTCACCGGTTTTCAACTATATCAATAGTTTATCTCCTATAAAGCCCGTTAAGTCTGTTCCCATCAGTCAGACTTTCAATTCACTGAGCTTTTCATCCCCTCCATCGGTTTTCACATCACCCCATGTCAGCTGTCTCAAGGAATCTAGATTTCTCCGGAG ACATAACCCGTTGGGCACATCAAAGCCTAAGGTTTCTTCTGAAGATGTAATTAAAGTTCACTCAAGTGAAGAGACTCTTGCTGATACTACACGCGCACACCATAACTCAAGTAAATTACAGGAGGAAAACACTGGTAAAGGGATTTCATTAAGAGATGCTTCGCTTGAGCTATCTAGGGAGCACATAAGATTTTCAGATGAGCTACCGAAagctttaaaatataattgtggtAGCCCTGGCTAtgatcatccaccttgtggtgATGAGGCCAACTCTCTTTTGGAATTGCCTGGTGAGGCAGCAGAAAATGTTGGCTATGTTCAGGAAGGTTGTAAAACTGATTCAGTTGAGGGCGAAGTGCATCTTCAGGAAATATGTCAGATGGAGCCAAAGAGTGAAGGTCCAGACTGTTATTGGGATAGTTTAATTCCTGATGCCCCTGATATGCTAATTTTTAATTCCCCAGGTGAGGCAGAAGCTTTTAAGGGTCTAATGCACAAACCCTTGGACTCTTCTATTCGACTCAGCAAATTTATGTCTATGCTTCCACATTCTACCATCAATAATGGTAGGAAAATGCACATTGTTGATTCAGTTGCTTCTGGTTCTGCCCATGAAATTGAAGATAATCATTCTGAGCCGATGACAGCCACAGGCACGAGCCAAACTCAAGATAATCTTGCCGATGTTGCATTAGTGACTAGCAATTCAAATGAGAAAGCAAACGACCAG CTTGTTTCAGTCACACACCGTACCATACGGAGGCGCTGTCTAGACTTTGAGATGGCCAATGTTCAAAGGAAGAACTCTGATGATAATTCAAACATCGGTTTTAGTACATCTGAGTCTGATGAGAGGAATGTCGCTAATGAAAAGCAATTGCTTCCTGCAAAACGCAATGGGAATTTACAGAGGGGAATTTTGCAAGGAATTGGTCTACACTTGAATGCACTTGCTGCCTTAAAAGAATACAACGGCACACAAgttgaaaaattgtcttctggAAGACAACTCAGTCTGCCCAGCTCTACTTCTTTGCAAATCACTACAAGCCAAGAACATCAGCATCTATCATTGGTACCTGTATCATCTGAAAGAGAATTGGATCCATCAGACATTGGGGTTCATCCTGCTGAAGATTGTTCCCAGCCATCAGCTTACATGGCTGGTGAAGACTTCAATCAGAACAGCCCCAGAATGAAAAG GCGTAAGTCGGAGACACCAGGAGACACCGAGGGCTGTAAACGCTGCAATTGCAAGAAATCAAAGTGTTTGAAGCT TTATTGTGAGTGCTTTGCTGCTGGTGTCTACTGCATAGAACCCTGCTCCTGTCaggattgcttcaacaaacctATTCATGAAGACACTGTTCTTCAAACTCGCAAGCAGATTGAATCTCGTAACCCTCTTGCATTTGCTCCTAAAGTCATCAGAAATTCTGATTCTGTACCTGAAATTGGG GATGACCCAAATAAAACTCCAGCTTCAGCACGACACAAAAGAGGATGCAACTGCAAAAAATCAAGCTGCCTAAAGAAATATTGTGAATGTTATCAG GGTGGTGTTGGTTGCTCCATTAGCTGTAGATGTGAAGGATGCAAGAATGCTTTTGGTAGAAAGGATG GTTCTGCTCCTGTAGGCATAGAAACTGATCCAGAAGAAACAGAAGCCTCTGACAAGGGTATGGTAGAAAAAACTTTACAGAAAACTGAAATTCAGAATACTGAGAATCATCCAGATTCTGCTACAGTGTCAACACCATTACGGCTTTCCAG GCCATTGCTTCCGTTGCCCTTTTCATCAAAGGGAAAGCCACCAAGATCTTTTGTTACAACCATCTCTGGCTCTGCATTATTTGCCAACCAAAAGCTTGGGAAACCAAACCCTCTTTGGTCTCAAGCTAAGCATTTTCAAACTGTTCCAGATGAAGAAATGCCGGATATTCTGCGAGGTGATAGCTCTCCTATCACTTGCATCAAAACCTCTTCTCCAAATGGCAAGAGGATCTCCTCTCCTAACTGCGACTTGGGATTATCTCCTAGTCGCAGAGGTGGCAGGAAGTTGATATTACAATCCATTCCTTCATTTCCTTCTCTCACCCCTCACCCTTAG
- the LOC100820513 gene encoding serine/threonine-protein kinase STY13, which produces MDSEGECVRTPKMEAEGALNSKMKGAGNVSSKDMIFRADKIDLKSLDAQLEKHLSRVWSRSIETNRPKEEWEVDLAKLDLRYVVAHGAYGTVYRGTYDTQDVAVKVLDWGEDGVATAAETAALRASFRQEVAVWQKLDHPNVTKFVGASMGTSNLKIPPKNPLNADEESLPSRACCVIVEFVSGGTLKQYLFKSRRRKLAYKIVIQLALDLARGLNYLHSKKIVHRDVKTENMLLSTSRNLKIADFGVARVEAMNPSDMTGETGTLGYMAPEVLDGKPYNRRCDVYSFGICLWEIYCCDMPYPDLSFADVSSAVVRQNLRPDIPRCCPSALANIMRKCWDANPNKRPEMEEVVRMLEALDTSKGGGMIPEDQSSGCFCFAPTRGP; this is translated from the exons ATGGATTCGGAAGGCGAGTGTGTTAGAACACCAAAGATGGAAGCAGAAGGGGCTCTGAATTCAAAGATGAAGGGTGCTGGAAACGTGAGCAGTAAGGATATGATATTCAGAGCTGATAAGATTGATCTCAAGAGTTTGGATGCACAGCTGGAAAAGCACTTGAGCAGGGTTTGGTCGAGGAGCATTGAGACTAATCGCCCCAAAGAAGAGTGGGAGGTTGATTTGGCCAAATTGGATCTGCGATATGTTGTGGCTCATGGGGCGTATGGTACTGTATACAGGGGCACATATGATACCCAAGACGTTGCAG TGAAAGTGTTGGACTGGGGTGAGGATGGTGTAGCTACTGCTGCTGAAACTGCTGCTTTACGGGCATCTTTTAGGCAGGAAGTTGCTGTCTGGCAAAAACTTGACCATCCAAATGTGACAAAA TTTGTTGGAGCTTCGATGGGTACTTCAAATCTTAAGATTCCGCCAAAAAACCCTTTGAATGCCGACGAAGAGTCCCTTCCCTCTAGGGCATGCTGTGTTATTGTTGAGTTTGTCTCTGGTGGGACACTAAAGCAATATTTGTTTAAAAGTAGGAGGAGGAAACTTGCTTATAAGATTGTGATTCAGCTGGCTTTGGACCTTGCTAGGGG TCTTAATTATCTACATTCAAAGAAGATTGTTCATCGAGACGTTAAAACAGAGAATATGTTACTAAGTACTAGTCGGAATCTAAAAATAGCTGATTTTGGAGTTGCTCGGGTTGAAGCTATGAATCCAAGTGATATGACTGGTGAAACTGGAACCCTAGGATATATGGCCCCAGAG GTTCTGGATGGGAAACCTTACAACAGGAGATGTGATGTCTATAGCTTTGGCATTTGCTTGTGGGAAATTTATTGCTGTGATATGCCTTATCCAGATCTAAGCTTTGCTGATGTGTCATCTGCAGTTGTTCGCCAG AATTTACGACCAGACATTCCAAGATGTTGTCCAAGCGCCTTAGCAAATATCATGCGGAAATGCTGGGATGCGAATCCAAACAAGCGTCCAGAAATGGAAGAGGTGGTGAGGATGCTTGAAGCACTTGATACTAGCAAAGGTGGTGGTATGATACCTGAAGATCAGAGTTCAGGTTGCTTTTGTTTTGCCCCAACCCGAGGTCCCTAA